One Paenibacillus riograndensis SBR5 DNA segment encodes these proteins:
- a CDS encoding M50 family metallopeptidase translates to MIRIRGIQLALHPLFVLIMLLSVVTGQFLELLTLFTIVFIHEMGHVCAALLCGVQVKSVQLLPFGGVAVMEDHGRLTAVREMGIAIAGPLQNVLLIVMAYGLRQTGYGTSAFLDYFIQANAIIALFNLLPVLPLDGGKIFQAMLSLLLPYYATLLWCGRVSIAASVLVVGYAMLPLGTGGGLRLNLLMIGAFLLYSNLTDQRNLPYRFVSFLMNREAVYERYQQSGSAARPIVAFSAKPLDDILRLFKRNQYHFIYVMNEDKSIVAVVPEQKLISSYFGM, encoded by the coding sequence TTGATTAGGATCAGGGGTATCCAGCTGGCGCTGCACCCGCTGTTTGTTCTGATCATGCTGCTCTCTGTGGTCACAGGCCAGTTTCTGGAACTGCTGACGCTGTTCACAATTGTGTTCATTCACGAAATGGGACATGTCTGTGCAGCGCTGCTCTGCGGGGTTCAGGTGAAATCGGTGCAGCTGCTGCCTTTCGGCGGGGTTGCCGTGATGGAGGATCATGGGCGTCTGACCGCTGTCCGGGAGATGGGCATCGCTATTGCCGGACCGCTGCAGAATGTGCTGCTGATCGTCATGGCCTACGGACTCCGGCAGACCGGATATGGCACCAGTGCGTTCCTGGATTATTTTATACAAGCCAATGCGATTATCGCGTTATTTAATCTTCTGCCTGTCCTCCCTCTGGATGGCGGTAAAATATTTCAGGCGATGCTTAGTCTGCTGCTTCCCTACTATGCTACTTTGCTATGGTGCGGCAGAGTGAGCATCGCGGCGAGTGTGCTGGTGGTCGGGTATGCAATGCTGCCATTGGGCACAGGGGGAGGGCTCCGGCTGAACCTGCTGATGATCGGGGCTTTTCTGCTCTATTCGAACCTTACGGACCAGCGTAATCTGCCTTACCGCTTTGTCTCCTTTTTGATGAACAGAGAAGCAGTATATGAACGATACCAGCAATCGGGAAGTGCCGCGCGTCCAATTGTTGCCTTTTCCGCGAAACCTTTGGATGATATATTGCGTCTATTTAAACGTAACCAGTATCATTTTATCTATGTGATGAATGAGGATAAGAGCATCGTGGCCGTTGTGCCGGAGCAGAAGCTGATCTCTTCTTATTTTGGAATGTAA
- a CDS encoding M23 family metallopeptidase, producing the protein MEQKSGIKGRRKERIRSLLELDDSPHTAVPPLYALSDRTTTFKEWGEGAAHDYSTDREPDPEALWKQRRGGWVDEGGGDKPRFASGFMRRTIASIVVFGAVWGIFAIQQPWALKVQAFITDALSRDMDFAAAQVWYEEHFSGAPAFIPIFGGEDQPAEKVTAAHGLSTPLAGSIVRPFAATMNGVEIMPAEASNGTLTVKSVDTGRVLSVAKEAQGGIRITVRHTGDITAEYGHLSGTKLAADDWVQSGDAVGWLEETENASVPLLFFAIMKDKTYIDPAEVVSFD; encoded by the coding sequence ATGGAACAGAAATCAGGTATTAAAGGCCGCCGCAAGGAACGCATCCGCAGCCTGCTGGAGCTGGACGATTCTCCGCATACAGCTGTCCCGCCGCTGTATGCGCTGTCTGACCGGACAACAACGTTCAAGGAATGGGGAGAGGGAGCAGCCCATGATTATTCTACAGATCGCGAGCCTGACCCTGAGGCCCTATGGAAGCAGCGGCGCGGGGGCTGGGTGGATGAAGGGGGAGGGGACAAGCCGCGCTTTGCTTCGGGTTTTATGCGGAGAACCATCGCGAGCATTGTGGTGTTTGGCGCCGTATGGGGAATCTTTGCCATCCAGCAGCCCTGGGCGCTCAAAGTGCAGGCCTTCATTACCGATGCGCTCAGCAGGGATATGGATTTTGCCGCCGCGCAGGTCTGGTACGAGGAGCATTTCAGCGGAGCGCCGGCATTTATTCCGATCTTCGGCGGCGAAGATCAGCCGGCAGAGAAGGTAACCGCCGCGCATGGTCTGAGCACTCCGCTTGCAGGCAGTATTGTCCGGCCTTTTGCTGCTACAATGAATGGTGTGGAGATTATGCCTGCAGAAGCTTCTAACGGGACGCTAACAGTCAAAAGTGTAGATACGGGAAGGGTGCTGTCCGTTGCCAAAGAAGCGCAGGGCGGAATCCGGATCACCGTACGCCATACCGGGGATATAACGGCTGAATACGGGCATCTGAGCGGGACGAAGCTGGCAGCTGATGACTGGGTGCAAAGCGGGGATGCTGTGGGCTGGCTGGAGGAAACGGAGAATGCTTCAGTGCCGCTGCTTTTTTTTGCAATTATGAAAGACAAGACTTATATTGATCCCGCTGAAGTGGTATCGTTTGATTAG
- the minD gene encoding septum site-determining protein MinD: protein MGEAIVVTSGKGGVGKTTTTANIGTALALQGKKVCLVDTDIGLRNLDVVMGLENRIIYDLVDVAEGRCRLNQALVKDKRFDELYMLPAAQTKDKTSVTPEQVKDIILELKKEYEYILIDCPAGIEHGFRNAIAGADKAIVVTTPEHAAVRDADRIIGLLEQSHVESPKLVVNRIRPGLIKTGDMLDIEDILQVLNIDLIGIVPDDELVIKAANNGEPTVMNPDSAAAIAYRNIARRILGDAVPLMQLDKKPGAFKKLKKFFGMG from the coding sequence ATGGGAGAAGCGATTGTCGTAACCTCGGGCAAAGGCGGAGTTGGCAAAACAACCACTACGGCCAATATTGGCACCGCGCTTGCATTGCAGGGCAAAAAAGTATGTCTGGTCGATACCGACATTGGACTGCGGAATCTGGATGTGGTCATGGGGCTGGAGAACCGCATCATCTATGATCTGGTCGATGTTGCGGAAGGACGCTGCCGTCTGAATCAGGCGCTGGTCAAGGACAAGCGTTTTGATGAGCTGTACATGCTCCCTGCGGCCCAGACCAAAGACAAGACCTCCGTTACACCGGAGCAGGTGAAGGATATCATTCTTGAGCTCAAAAAGGAGTATGAATACATCCTGATCGATTGTCCGGCCGGGATTGAGCATGGCTTCCGCAATGCCATTGCCGGAGCAGACAAGGCGATTGTTGTGACTACGCCGGAGCATGCTGCCGTGCGGGATGCGGACCGGATTATCGGCCTTTTGGAGCAGTCGCACGTAGAATCGCCGAAGCTGGTAGTGAACCGGATTCGGCCTGGACTTATCAAAACAGGTGATATGCTGGATATTGAAGATATTCTGCAGGTGCTGAATATTGATTTGATTGGTATCGTTCCCGATGATGAGCTGGTGATCAAGGCAGCGAACAACGGGGAGCCTACCGTCATGAATCCCGATTCGGCAGCGGCAATCGCTTACCGCAATATCGCCCGGCGGATTTTGGGGGATGCAGTGCCATTGATGCAGCTGGACAAGAAGCCGGGGGCCTTCAAGAAGTTGAAGAAGTTCTTTGGTATGGGTTGA